The Urbifossiella limnaea genome has a window encoding:
- a CDS encoding SpoIIE family protein phosphatase: MPTLVLLNGPRAGHRFPILGERFSLGRLAGCDVVIDDTIHGPRTRGAAPVSRQHALITAVGADWFIEDGDGNGRKSRNGTNLNGRKLPFPGRHPLADRDQIWVCDLRFEFRIDPDSSLNIEAAVSMADSAQSKTVLPADRLRAILDFGAGLHGVLDPDALLARFLDHLFVLFPRAERGFVVLRDGPAGAPAVRAMRTAPGAPHEPAFSTTVIRKCLAAGEALLGSDLVGEFPESGSIGALGVRSLVCAPLWDPGGDPVGVVQLDSRAAPGRFTADDLHLLLGVAGQVSVGLSNCRLHRDLLMAQRRARDLDVARDVQRALLPRALPVVPGYEFYAHYEPAQQVGGDYYDFIPLPGGRLAVLLGDVSGKGVSAALVMAKFGVEARVCLETAPDLAAAVTRLNALMTRAAVADKFVTLVVLVVDPATGAVVVANAGHPSPLIRRQPAGAIEDAVSEDVAGMPVGFDEGHVYGSGEFRLEPGDAVFLFSDGVTDAADPSDNLFGADGVRAVLAAAAGGAAAVGATLVAAVRNHAADADQRDDIALVAIGRLP; this comes from the coding sequence GTGCCGACGCTCGTGCTGCTCAACGGCCCCCGCGCCGGTCATCGCTTCCCGATCCTGGGCGAGCGGTTTTCCCTCGGCCGCTTGGCGGGGTGCGACGTGGTCATCGACGACACGATTCACGGCCCCCGGACCCGCGGGGCCGCCCCGGTCAGCCGCCAGCACGCCCTGATCACCGCGGTCGGCGCCGACTGGTTCATCGAGGACGGCGACGGAAACGGCCGCAAGAGTCGGAACGGCACGAACCTGAACGGCCGGAAGCTCCCGTTCCCCGGCCGCCACCCGCTCGCCGACCGCGACCAGATCTGGGTGTGCGACCTGCGGTTCGAGTTCCGGATCGACCCGGACAGTTCGCTCAACATCGAGGCCGCGGTCAGTATGGCCGACAGCGCCCAGTCGAAGACCGTGCTCCCGGCCGACCGGCTGCGGGCCATTCTGGACTTCGGCGCCGGGCTCCACGGCGTCCTCGACCCCGACGCCCTCCTGGCTCGCTTCCTCGACCATCTCTTTGTGTTGTTCCCGCGGGCCGAGCGCGGGTTCGTCGTCCTCCGCGACGGGCCGGCCGGGGCGCCCGCGGTCCGGGCCATGCGCACCGCCCCGGGGGCGCCTCACGAGCCGGCGTTCAGCACCACCGTGATCCGCAAGTGCCTGGCCGCCGGGGAGGCGCTCCTCGGCAGCGACCTGGTCGGCGAGTTCCCCGAGAGCGGGAGCATCGGCGCCCTCGGCGTCCGGTCGCTGGTCTGCGCCCCGCTGTGGGATCCCGGCGGCGACCCGGTGGGCGTGGTGCAACTCGACTCCCGGGCCGCCCCCGGCCGGTTCACCGCCGACGACTTGCACCTCCTCCTCGGCGTGGCCGGGCAGGTGTCCGTTGGGCTGTCGAACTGCCGGCTCCACCGCGACCTGCTCATGGCCCAGCGGCGGGCGCGGGACCTGGACGTGGCCCGGGACGTCCAGCGGGCGCTGCTGCCGCGCGCCCTGCCCGTCGTGCCGGGGTACGAGTTCTACGCCCACTACGAGCCGGCCCAGCAGGTCGGCGGCGACTACTACGACTTCATTCCCCTGCCGGGGGGCCGGCTCGCCGTGCTGCTCGGGGACGTGTCCGGCAAGGGCGTGTCGGCGGCGCTGGTGATGGCGAAGTTCGGGGTGGAGGCGCGGGTGTGTCTGGAGACCGCCCCGGACCTGGCCGCAGCCGTGACCCGCCTGAACGCCCTGATGACCCGGGCGGCCGTGGCCGACAAGTTCGTCACCCTGGTGGTGCTCGTGGTCGACCCGGCGACGGGGGCGGTGGTGGTGGCGAACGCCGGCCACCCGTCGCCGTTGATCCGCCGCCAGCCGGCCGGGGCGATTGAGGACGCGGTCTCGGAAGACGTCGCGGGGATGCCGGTGGGATTCGACGAGGGGCACGTCTACGGGTCCGGCGAGTTTCGGCTGGAGCCCGGGGACGCGGTGTTCCTGTTCAGCGACGGGGTGACGGACGCGGCCGACCCGTCGGACAACCTCTTCGGGGCGGACGGGGTGCGGGCGGTGCTGGCGGCCGCGGCCGGGGGCGCCGCGGCCGTCGGGGCGACGCTGGTCGCGGCGGTCCGCAACCACGCCGCCGACGCCGACCAGCGTGACGACATCGCGTTGGTCGCGATCGGCCGGTTGCCGTGA
- a CDS encoding arylsulfatase gives MLKPLTAAVVLLLGLAPAAVAAPKPNVLLILADDLGYSDLGCYGGEIATPRLDALAQNGVRFTQFYNTARCWPSRAVLLTGFYAQQVHRDRLPTVAGGANGVRQAWARLLPDFLKAAGYRSYHTGKWHVDGKVLAGGFDRSQSMANPGNFFSSRGTAVDDVAQKAPADEKGYYNTIATADHAVACLKDHAANHAGKPFFQYVAFHAPHFPLHALPDDIARYRDRYLDGWDALRNARFAKQKQLGIGTGTLAAVERDLGPPYRYPEAYAKLGPGEAPLPLPWGDLTPEQRRFQATKMAIHAAMVDRMDREIGRILDQLRAMRAYDNTLVVFASDNGASAEIMVRDGGHDPAAAPGSAASYLCLGPGFSGACNTPFRRHKTWVHEGGISTPFIAHWPAGIAARGALRHTPAHFIDFVPTVLELAGVQKPREWAGVRIPAAPGVSLVPAFAADVTIRRDFLWWLHEGNRAVRVGDFKLVAASGKAWELYDMRTDRAEQHDLAGAMPEKARELAEVWQRQTTAFTELAR, from the coding sequence GTGCTGAAGCCCCTAACCGCGGCCGTCGTCCTGCTGCTCGGCCTTGCGCCGGCGGCCGTCGCCGCGCCGAAGCCGAACGTGCTGCTCATCCTTGCCGACGACCTCGGCTACTCCGACCTCGGCTGCTACGGCGGCGAGATCGCCACGCCGCGGCTCGACGCCCTCGCCCAGAACGGCGTCCGCTTCACGCAGTTCTACAACACCGCGCGCTGCTGGCCGTCGCGGGCCGTGCTGCTGACCGGGTTCTACGCGCAGCAGGTGCACCGCGACCGCCTGCCGACGGTCGCCGGCGGGGCGAACGGCGTCCGCCAGGCGTGGGCCCGGCTGCTCCCCGACTTCCTGAAGGCGGCCGGCTATCGCAGCTACCACACCGGCAAGTGGCACGTCGACGGCAAGGTGCTCGCCGGCGGCTTCGACCGCTCTCAGAGCATGGCGAACCCCGGCAATTTCTTTTCCTCGCGCGGCACGGCCGTGGACGACGTGGCCCAGAAGGCGCCGGCCGACGAGAAGGGCTACTATAACACGATCGCCACGGCCGACCACGCCGTCGCGTGCCTGAAGGACCACGCGGCGAACCACGCCGGCAAGCCGTTCTTTCAGTACGTCGCGTTCCACGCCCCGCACTTCCCGCTGCACGCGCTCCCCGACGACATCGCCCGCTACCGCGACCGCTACCTCGACGGCTGGGACGCCCTCCGCAACGCCCGCTTCGCCAAGCAGAAGCAGCTGGGCATCGGCACCGGCACCCTCGCGGCCGTCGAGCGCGACCTGGGGCCGCCGTACCGCTACCCCGAGGCGTACGCCAAGCTCGGCCCCGGCGAGGCGCCGCTTCCGCTGCCGTGGGGTGACCTGACGCCCGAGCAGCGCCGCTTCCAGGCGACGAAGATGGCGATCCACGCCGCGATGGTGGACCGCATGGACCGCGAGATCGGCCGCATCCTCGACCAACTCCGCGCGATGCGGGCGTACGACAACACGCTCGTCGTGTTCGCCTCCGACAACGGCGCCAGCGCCGAGATCATGGTGCGCGACGGCGGCCACGACCCGGCCGCGGCGCCCGGGAGTGCGGCGTCGTACCTGTGCCTGGGGCCGGGCTTCAGCGGCGCCTGCAACACGCCGTTCCGCCGGCACAAGACGTGGGTCCACGAGGGCGGCATCAGCACGCCGTTCATCGCCCACTGGCCGGCCGGCATCGCCGCGCGCGGCGCCCTGCGGCACACGCCGGCCCACTTCATCGACTTCGTGCCGACGGTCCTCGAACTCGCCGGCGTTCAGAAGCCGAGGGAGTGGGCCGGCGTGCGGATTCCCGCGGCGCCCGGGGTGAGCCTGGTGCCGGCGTTCGCCGCCGACGTGACGATCCGGCGCGACTTCCTGTGGTGGCTGCACGAGGGGAACCGGGCGGTGCGCGTCGGCGACTTCAAGCTGGTCGCGGCGTCCGGGAAGGCGTGGGAGTTGTACGACATGCGGACCGACCGGGCGGAGCAGCACGACCTGGCCGGGGCGATGCCCGAGAAGGCCCGCGAACTGGCCGAGGTGTGGCAGCGGCAGACGACCGCTTTCACCGAACTGGCCCGGTGA
- a CDS encoding DUF1501 domain-containing protein yields the protein MHPSRRAFARSAVAGTMLFPGLLSELLAADDPLAPRTPHHPAKAKAVIFLFMSGGVSHVDSFDPKPKLTADHGKQVTFDHPETRNRPGYEKLFLKRPDWAFKPRGKSGMEVSDLFPHLAEQADDIGLVRSMHTSHSNHYNATLGMHTGSFAAARPSIGAWTSYGLGTVNRNLPSFLVLAPQMPYAGTQVWAADFLPGMHQGTRVVPGAEPVANLRPRVPTDRQRLELDALAAFNDAHAGRADPQLAARVRSFETAFGMQAGMPDALDLSKETNETLALYGLERGRADGFGWQCLVARRLVERGVRFVELIHTGSSANWDSHGNMADHGRLAREVDRPMAGLIRDLKRVGLFDDVLVVWTTEFGRTPFNNTAGNPGREHHNWAFSSWLAGAGVKRGYVHGATDEHGIRAAEKPVHVHDFHATILHLMGLNHERLTYRHAGRDFRLTDVSGTVVRDVLS from the coding sequence ATGCACCCCTCCCGCCGCGCCTTCGCCCGCTCCGCGGTCGCCGGCACGATGCTCTTCCCGGGCCTCCTCAGCGAGCTACTCGCGGCCGACGACCCGCTCGCGCCCCGCACGCCGCACCACCCGGCGAAGGCGAAGGCCGTCATCTTCCTGTTCATGAGCGGGGGCGTGTCGCACGTCGATTCGTTCGACCCGAAGCCGAAGCTGACCGCCGACCACGGCAAGCAGGTGACGTTCGACCACCCCGAGACACGCAACCGCCCCGGCTACGAGAAGCTGTTCCTGAAGCGGCCCGACTGGGCGTTCAAGCCGCGCGGCAAGAGCGGCATGGAAGTCAGCGACCTGTTCCCGCACCTCGCCGAACAGGCCGACGACATCGGCCTCGTCCGGTCGATGCACACCAGCCACTCGAACCACTACAACGCCACGCTCGGGATGCACACCGGGTCGTTCGCCGCGGCCCGGCCGAGCATCGGCGCCTGGACGAGCTACGGCCTCGGCACGGTCAACCGCAACCTGCCGTCGTTCCTCGTGCTGGCCCCCCAAATGCCCTACGCCGGCACGCAAGTGTGGGCCGCCGACTTCCTCCCGGGGATGCACCAGGGCACCCGCGTCGTGCCCGGCGCGGAGCCGGTCGCCAACCTCCGCCCGCGCGTGCCGACCGACCGCCAGCGGCTCGAACTCGACGCCCTCGCCGCGTTCAACGACGCCCACGCCGGCCGCGCCGACCCGCAACTGGCGGCGCGGGTGCGATCCTTCGAGACGGCGTTCGGGATGCAGGCCGGGATGCCGGACGCGCTCGACCTGTCGAAGGAGACGAACGAGACGCTGGCGCTGTACGGCCTGGAGCGCGGCCGGGCCGACGGCTTCGGCTGGCAGTGCCTCGTGGCCCGCCGGCTGGTCGAGCGCGGCGTGCGGTTCGTGGAGCTGATCCATACCGGTTCGTCGGCCAACTGGGACTCGCACGGCAACATGGCCGACCACGGCCGGCTGGCCCGCGAGGTGGACCGCCCGATGGCCGGCCTGATCCGCGACCTGAAGCGCGTCGGCCTGTTCGACGACGTGCTCGTGGTGTGGACGACGGAGTTCGGCCGGACGCCGTTCAACAACACGGCCGGCAACCCGGGCCGCGAGCACCACAACTGGGCGTTCAGCTCGTGGCTGGCAGGCGCCGGCGTGAAGCGCGGGTACGTCCACGGCGCGACCGACGAGCACGGCATCCGGGCGGCCGAGAAGCCGGTCCACGTCCACGACTTCCACGCGACGATCTTGCACCTGATGGGCCTGAACCACGAGCGGCTGACGTACCGCCACGCCGGCCGCGACTTCCGCCTCACCGACGTGAGCGGCACCGTCGTGCGCGACGTGTTAAGTTGA
- a CDS encoding PSD1 and planctomycete cytochrome C domain-containing protein: protein MSRAGLVLLLLAAAVPVRADDHFEKHVRPLLAEHCVGCHGPEKQKGGLRLDSKAGWQTGGDAGPAVVPGNPDASLLLKAVRGADGVERMPPKGKLPDAAIAALTKWVKDGAPDPRVGGATASGAMTIEAGKKWWAFQPVKRPPVPGSGNPIDAFLLAKLRAKGQSFAPPADRRTLLRRATYDLTGLPPTAEEVEAFEKDTAPDAFAKVVERLLGSPHYGERWGRHWLDLVRYADTAGENSDHPLPHAWRYRNWVVDAVNADVPYDRFVREQLAGDILAARGPATEYAPRIVATGFLAMARRFDHDSDKSMHLTHEDGIDTLGKALLGLTIGCARCHDHKYDPVSVRDYYALYGILDSSKFSFPGCEAKQQPRDMVPLLPPAEWDRVVKPHREKLAALDAEQRAIVAEQEARGNAVQATFAKSRLAVGAGESPDGGEAAFGTRAVEVKAGDLLLLSVTPLKNHGADTTQIEFDVEDTTGGRKWSAAAELADDLLAGNPHGRAQTWWFFDLRTRPTLLPEAVRDVNGKAGLFAWRNGDTPSVLVNSTKAAAKAWTELPPRSLFVHPAANGNVGVGWLSPVSGTVRITGRVKDAHPGGPDGVGWVLERFATGPDLAALPALAERRRAIEPRRAELMRTAPRQDVAFAVVEGTPADAKVHLRGDPEKPGPVVPRRWLEVLGGQPITPNAGSGRLDLAGWVASADNPLTARVMANRVWLHHFGQGIVRTPNDFGTRGAAPTHPALLDWLAAEFVSGGWSLKALHRKIMLSTAYQQSAAAAPNELFAGVERRRLTAEELRDSLLAVGGNLDRTPAGPHPFPPESAWGYTQHTPFGTFFDTDRRSVYLVGVRNRRHPFLGLFDGADPNATTPQRQTTTVPTQALYFLNDPFFHAQADRVAARVTSGDEAGRVDRLFRVVLQRPPSVADRTFAAGFVERYRRSADDRAAWAALARVLLASNEFLYVD, encoded by the coding sequence GTGTCGCGTGCCGGCCTCGTCCTGCTCCTCCTCGCCGCCGCCGTGCCCGTGCGGGCCGACGACCACTTCGAGAAGCACGTCCGCCCGCTGCTGGCCGAGCACTGCGTCGGCTGCCACGGCCCCGAGAAGCAGAAGGGCGGCCTCCGCCTCGACAGCAAGGCCGGCTGGCAGACCGGAGGCGACGCCGGCCCCGCAGTCGTGCCCGGCAACCCGGACGCCAGCCTGCTGCTGAAGGCCGTCCGCGGCGCCGACGGCGTCGAGCGGATGCCGCCGAAGGGGAAGCTGCCCGACGCCGCGATCGCCGCGCTGACGAAGTGGGTGAAGGACGGCGCCCCCGACCCGCGCGTCGGCGGGGCGACGGCGTCCGGGGCGATGACCATCGAAGCCGGGAAAAAATGGTGGGCGTTCCAGCCGGTGAAGCGGCCGCCGGTACCGGGGAGCGGGAACCCGATCGACGCGTTCCTGCTGGCGAAACTTCGAGCGAAGGGGCAATCGTTCGCCCCACCCGCCGACCGCCGCACCCTGCTCCGCCGCGCCACCTACGACCTCACCGGCCTGCCGCCGACGGCCGAGGAAGTCGAGGCGTTCGAGAAGGACACGGCCCCCGACGCCTTCGCCAAGGTCGTCGAGCGACTCCTCGGGTCGCCGCACTACGGCGAGCGGTGGGGCCGACACTGGCTCGATCTCGTCCGCTACGCCGACACCGCCGGCGAGAACAGCGACCACCCCCTGCCCCACGCCTGGCGCTACCGCAATTGGGTCGTCGACGCGGTGAATGCCGACGTGCCGTACGACCGGTTCGTCCGCGAGCAGCTGGCCGGCGACATCCTCGCCGCCCGCGGCCCGGCGACCGAGTACGCGCCCCGTATCGTCGCCACCGGCTTCCTGGCGATGGCCCGCCGGTTCGACCACGACAGCGACAAGTCGATGCACCTCACCCACGAGGACGGCATCGACACCCTCGGCAAGGCACTCCTCGGCCTCACCATCGGCTGCGCCCGCTGCCACGACCACAAGTACGACCCGGTCAGCGTCCGCGACTACTACGCCCTGTACGGCATCCTCGACAGCTCGAAGTTCTCGTTCCCCGGCTGCGAGGCCAAGCAGCAGCCGCGCGACATGGTGCCGCTCCTGCCCCCCGCCGAGTGGGACCGCGTCGTCAAGCCGCACCGCGAGAAGCTGGCCGCGCTCGACGCCGAACAGCGTGCAATTGTCGCCGAGCAGGAGGCACGCGGGAACGCCGTGCAGGCGACGTTCGCCAAGTCGCGGCTGGCGGTCGGCGCGGGAGAAAGTCCGGACGGCGGCGAAGCCGCGTTCGGCACCCGGGCCGTCGAGGTGAAGGCCGGCGACCTGCTTCTGCTGTCCGTGACGCCGCTGAAGAACCACGGCGCGGACACGACGCAGATCGAGTTCGACGTCGAGGACACGACCGGCGGCCGCAAGTGGAGCGCGGCCGCCGAGTTGGCCGACGACCTGCTCGCCGGCAACCCGCACGGCCGGGCGCAAACGTGGTGGTTCTTCGACCTGCGCACCCGGCCGACGCTCCTGCCCGAAGCCGTGCGCGACGTGAACGGCAAGGCGGGACTGTTCGCCTGGCGTAACGGCGACACGCCGAGCGTACTGGTGAACAGCACGAAAGCCGCGGCGAAGGCGTGGACCGAGTTGCCCCCGCGGTCACTGTTCGTTCACCCGGCGGCGAACGGGAACGTCGGCGTCGGCTGGCTCAGTCCGGTGAGCGGCACAGTTCGCATCACCGGCCGCGTGAAGGACGCGCACCCCGGCGGCCCGGACGGGGTGGGTTGGGTGCTGGAGCGCTTCGCCACCGGCCCCGACCTCGCCGCCCTACCCGCGCTCGCCGAACGGCGTCGCGCGATCGAGCCGCGGCGCGCCGAACTGATGCGCACCGCCCCGCGGCAGGACGTGGCCTTCGCCGTCGTGGAAGGAACGCCGGCCGACGCGAAGGTGCACCTGCGCGGCGACCCGGAGAAGCCCGGCCCGGTCGTGCCGCGCCGCTGGCTCGAAGTGCTCGGCGGCCAGCCGATCACCCCGAACGCCGGTAGCGGCCGGCTCGACCTCGCGGGTTGGGTCGCGTCCGCCGACAACCCGCTTACGGCGCGCGTGATGGCGAACCGCGTCTGGCTCCACCACTTCGGCCAGGGGATCGTCCGCACGCCGAACGACTTCGGGACGCGCGGCGCCGCCCCGACGCACCCCGCGCTGCTCGACTGGCTCGCGGCCGAGTTCGTTTCGGGCGGCTGGAGCCTGAAGGCACTGCACCGCAAGATCATGCTCTCGACCGCGTACCAGCAGAGCGCCGCGGCCGCGCCCAACGAGTTGTTCGCCGGCGTCGAGCGCCGTCGGCTGACCGCCGAGGAGCTGCGCGACAGTCTTCTGGCCGTGGGCGGCAACCTCGACCGCACGCCGGCCGGGCCGCACCCGTTCCCGCCGGAGTCGGCGTGGGGCTACACCCAGCACACGCCGTTCGGAACGTTCTTCGACACCGACCGCCGCAGCGTCTACCTCGTCGGCGTGCGGAACCGCCGGCACCCGTTCCTCGGCCTGTTCGACGGTGCCGACCCGAACGCCACCACGCCGCAGCGGCAGACGACGACCGTGCCGACGCAGGCGCTGTACTTCCTGAACGACCCGTTCTTCCACGCCCAGGCCGACCGCGTCGCCGCACGGGTGACGAGTGGCGACGAGGCGGGTCGCGTCGATCGACTGTTCCGCGTCGTGTTGCAGCGGCCGCCGTCGGTCGCGGACCGCACATTCGCAGCGGGCTTCGTCGAGCGCTACCGCCGCTCAGCGGACGACCGCGCGGCGTGGGCGGCGCTGGCGCGGGTGCTGCTGGCGAGCAACGAGTTTCTGTACGTGGACTAA
- a CDS encoding MIP/aquaporin family protein, which yields MNPVLGEFLGTAVLVVLGDGVVAGVLLTKSKAKDAGWVAVTAGWAVAVLAGVLTARAVGAEGYVNPVGPFVAALTGSLSVASAVQFAAAEVAGAFVGAVIVWLHYLPHWAATPDPGVKLAVFATGPAVRLPAANLLSEAIATFVLVLVGSAIGRVFVGHADAAAPLGAALVWGIGLSLGGTTGYAINPARDLGPRLAHALLPIPGKGPSDWGYAWVPVVGPLLGGGIGAMVAKAVFAPS from the coding sequence GTGAACCCGGTCCTCGGCGAATTCCTCGGCACGGCCGTGCTTGTCGTCCTCGGCGACGGCGTCGTCGCGGGGGTGCTACTAACCAAGTCGAAGGCGAAGGACGCCGGGTGGGTCGCGGTCACGGCCGGGTGGGCGGTCGCGGTGCTGGCCGGCGTTCTCACCGCGCGAGCGGTCGGGGCGGAGGGGTACGTCAATCCCGTGGGGCCGTTCGTCGCCGCGCTGACGGGCTCGTTGTCGGTCGCGTCGGCGGTGCAATTCGCTGCGGCGGAAGTGGCCGGGGCGTTCGTGGGGGCTGTGATCGTGTGGCTCCACTACCTGCCGCACTGGGCCGCAACGCCCGACCCCGGGGTGAAGCTGGCCGTGTTCGCCACCGGCCCCGCGGTCCGGCTGCCGGCCGCGAATCTGCTGAGCGAGGCGATCGCCACCTTTGTACTGGTGCTGGTCGGGTCGGCGATCGGGCGCGTGTTCGTCGGGCACGCCGACGCGGCGGCACCGCTTGGGGCGGCGCTGGTGTGGGGGATCGGCCTGAGCCTCGGCGGCACGACTGGGTACGCCATCAACCCGGCACGCGACCTGGGGCCGCGGCTGGCGCACGCGCTGCTACCGATCCCGGGGAAGGGGCCGTCCGACTGGGGGTACGCGTGGGTGCCGGTCGTGGGGCCGCTGCTGGGCGGCGGCATCGGGGCAATGGTGGCGAAGGCGGTGTTCGCGCCGTCGTGA
- a CDS encoding glycerophosphodiester phosphodiesterase translates to MLHTILTGLAMTLPADRPVEIVGHRGASHDAPENTVAAVKLAWDQKADAAEFDVYRTKDGKIVVIHDKDTKRTAGGVNKVVAESTLAELRALDVGAWKDKKYAGERIPTLAEVLATVPAGKSVFIEVKPGPEVVPELLAEMKAAGLPPERTPVISFNAGVIAAVKKARPDLPAYWIVSLNAAKDKTPPTAAELVTKAKEIRADGLDLSASPALDAEYAKVVRAAGLKLYVWTVNDVAVARRMVGLGVDGITTDRPGWLREQLAR, encoded by the coding sequence ATGCTTCACACGATCCTCACCGGACTCGCGATGACCCTCCCCGCCGACCGGCCCGTCGAGATCGTCGGCCACCGCGGGGCGTCGCACGACGCCCCCGAAAACACCGTCGCCGCGGTGAAACTGGCGTGGGACCAGAAGGCCGACGCGGCCGAGTTCGACGTGTACCGCACGAAGGACGGCAAGATCGTCGTGATCCACGACAAGGACACGAAGCGGACGGCCGGCGGCGTCAACAAGGTGGTCGCCGAGAGCACGCTGGCCGAGCTACGGGCGCTGGACGTGGGCGCGTGGAAGGACAAGAAGTACGCGGGCGAGCGCATCCCGACGCTGGCCGAGGTGCTGGCGACGGTCCCGGCCGGGAAGAGCGTGTTCATCGAGGTGAAGCCCGGCCCCGAGGTAGTGCCCGAGTTGCTGGCCGAGATGAAGGCCGCAGGGCTACCGCCGGAGCGGACGCCGGTCATCAGCTTCAACGCCGGCGTGATCGCTGCGGTGAAGAAGGCCCGGCCCGACCTGCCGGCGTACTGGATCGTCAGCCTGAACGCCGCGAAGGACAAGACGCCGCCGACGGCCGCGGAGCTGGTGACGAAGGCGAAGGAGATTCGCGCCGACGGGCTCGACCTGTCCGCGTCGCCGGCGCTGGACGCGGAGTACGCGAAGGTCGTGCGGGCGGCGGGGCTCAAGCTCTACGTCTGGACCGTGAACGACGTGGCCGTCGCGCGGCGGATGGTGGGCCTCGGCGTGGACGGCATCACGACCGACCGCCCCGGGTGGCTCCGTGAACAGTTGGCAAGATAA